A window from Quercus lobata isolate SW786 unplaced genomic scaffold, ValleyOak3.0 Primary Assembly Scq3eQI_2020, whole genome shotgun sequence encodes these proteins:
- the LOC115973549 gene encoding L-ascorbate oxidase homolog: MGECKSFCSLILVFLLVACASGEDPYRFFNWNVTYGDIYPLGVKQQGILINGQFPGPQIDSVTNDNLIISVFNSLDEPFLLSWNGIQQRRNSWQDGVYGTNCPIPPGKNFTYVLQVKDQIGSYFYFPSLGIHKAAGGYGGFQIASRSVIPVPFPPPAGDYTILAGDWYKQNHTDLKAILDGGSDLPFPDGLLINGRGSNGYTFNVDQGKTYRFRISNVGLTTSINFRIQGHKMLLVEVEGTHSLQNTYDSLDIHLGQSYSVLVTADQPAQEYYIVVSTRFTSQVLTTTSILHYSNSAGSVSGPPPGGPTTQIDWSLEQARSVRRNLTASGPRPNPQGSYHYGMINTTRTIRLANSAPIINGKQRYAVNGVSFIPADTPLKLADYFKISGIFSLGSVSDGPTGGGGYLQTSVMAADFRGYVEIVFENAEDTVQSWHIDGHSFFVVGMDGGQWSSANRLSYNLRDTISRSTVQVYPNSWTAIYMPLDNVGMWNVRSENWARQYLGQQFYLRVYSPANSWRDEYPIPTNALLCGRALGHSTRPQ, from the exons atggGAGAGTGTAAGAGTTTTTGTTCGCTGATATTGGTGTTCTTGCTAGTGGCCTGTGCAAGTGGTGAAGACCCTTACAGGTTCTTTAACTGGAATGTCACCTATGGTGATATCTACCCTCTTGGAGTGAAACAACAG GGCATATTGATTAATGGGCAATTTCCAGGGCCTCAAATTGACTCTGTCACCAATGATAACTTGATTATTAGTGTCTTCAATAGCTTGGACGAGCCATTTCTTCTCTCTTG GAATGGTATACAGCAGAGAAGGAACTCTTGGCAGGATGGAGTCTATGGTACAAACTGCCCCATCCCACCTGGGAAGAACTTCACTTATGTTCTCCAAGTCAAGGATCAGATTGGTAGCTATTTCTACTTCCCTTCCCTTGGCATACACAAGGCTGCAGGAGGGTATGGTGGATTTCAAATTGCTAGCCGCTCAGTCATTCCTGTACCTTTCCCACCTCCTGCAGGAGATTATACCATATTGGCTGGCGATTGGTACAAGCAAAATCACACT GATTTGAAAGCAATTTTAGACGGTGGGAGTGATCTTCCCTTCCCTGATGGGCTTCTTATCAATGGTCGTGGTTCAAATGGGTACACATTCAATGTTGATCAAG GTAAAACTTACAGGTTCCGGATATCAAATGTGGGGCTTACAACCTCGATTAATTTCAGAATCCAGGGGCACAAAATGTTATTGGTAGAGGTGGAAGGAACCCACTCGCTCCAAAACACTTATGATTCCCTTGACATCCATTTGGGTCAATCCTACTCTGTATTAGTTACAGCTGATCAACCAGCACAAGAATACTACATTGTTGTGTCAACGCGTTTTACTTCCCAAGTGCTCACAACAACCTCCATTCTTCATTACAGTAACTCTGCAGGGAGTGTTTCTGGCCCTCCCCCTGGTGGGCCAACAACTCAGATTGATTGGTCTCTTGAACAAGCCCGATCTGTCAG ACGGAATCTCACAGCAAGTGGGCCACGACCTAATCCTCAAGGTTCTTACCATTATGGAATGATCAACACCACACGCACAATAAGACTCGCAAACTCTGCTCCAATTATCAATGGCAAGCAGAGATATGCTGTCAATGGTGTCTCTTTCATCCCAGCTGATACGCCACTTAAGCTTGCTGACTACTTCAAGATCTCAGGGATATTTTCCCTTGGAAGCGTTTCAGACGGTCCCACTGGTGGAGGTGGTTATCTCCAGACTTCTGTCATGGCTGCTGATTTCAGAGGTTATGTTGAAATTGTATTTGAGAATGCTGAAGACACTGTGCAATCATGGCACATAGATGGCCATAGCTTTTTTGTTGTGGG GATGGATGGAGGGCAGTGGTCATCTGCAAACCGACTGAGTTACAATTTAAGAGACACAATTTCTCGTAGCACTGTTCAG GTGTATCCCAACTCATGGACTGCAATTTACATGCCTTTGGACAATGTGGGAATGTGGAATGTAAGGTCTGAGAACTGGGCTCGCCAGTATTTAGGCCAGCAATTCTATCTCCGTGTCTATTCCCCAGCAAATTCATGGAGAGATGAATATCCGATTCCAACGAATGCTCTTCTATGTGGACGGGCACTAGGCCATAGTACACGCCCTCAGTAA
- the LOC115973546 gene encoding aquaporin SIP1-1-like, whose translation MGVVKEAIGDALLTSLWVFSTPLMGVLTTIIATYLGVQANPLAGLFITTNIATILVFSFSIIGAALGGASFNPSTTLSFYTAGLKPESSLISLAARFPAQAAGGVGGAKAILQLMPSQYKPRLKGPFLRVDLHTGAIAEGVLTFLINFTILFIVIRGPKNPLLKVWLIAVATMGLVVAGSGYTGPSMNPANAFGWAFVNDRHNTWEHFYVYWICPFAGSALAAWIFRFLFLSPIKQKKA comes from the coding sequence ATGGGCGTGGTGAAGGAGGCAATAGGAGATGCCTTATTGACATCCTTGTGGGTGTTCAGCACACCATTGATGGGAGTTCTTACTACTATCATAGCTACATACCTTGGTGTTCAAGCCAATCCATTGGCAGGCTTATTCATCACCACCAACATCGCCACCattcttgtgttttctttcagcATAATTGGCGCAGCCTTGGGTGGTGCTAGCTTCAATCCATCCACTACTCTCTCGTTCTACACAGCAGGTCTTAAACCTGAATCCTCTCTTATCTCCCTGGCCGCTCGCTTTCCGGCTCAGGCGGCTGGTGGAGTGGGTGGTGCCAAGGCTATACTACAGTTGATGCCAAGCCAATACAAGCCCAGGCTAAAGGGACCTTTTTTGCGAGTGGACTTGCATACTGGAGCCATAGCAGAGGGGGTGTTGACTTTTCTGATTAACTTTACTATCCTTTTTATTGTGATCCGGGGTCCTAAAAACCCACTTTTGAAGGTGTGGTTGATTGCTGTGGCTACAATGGGTTTGGTTGTTGCAGGGTCTGGTTATACAGGGCCTTCCATGAATCCAGCCAACGCCTTTGGCTGGGCATTTGTGAACGATCGACATAACACTTGGGaacatttttatgtttattggATTTGTCCCTTCGCTGGATCAGCTTTGGCTGCTTGGATCTTTCGATTTCTCTTTCTGTCACCAATCAAGCAGAAGAAAGCCTGA